The DNA region GATACCCATTTTGTTGTTCTGGTAGAACGCTACAGTAAAGTTATCCCGGTAAAAAACCTGACTGGGAACAGGAATCTTTGCAGATTTGTCCCAGATCGTCGATCGCGAGGAAAGCTTCTACGATTTGTTCTGTTTCCGCAAACCTCGCTCGGATCTCCTTCACCCATCTACCACACATAAATTCGCTTCAAGAAATCGTCCCCGTACTCTGACCTAAGAACCCTCTACTCGCACCACCAGGCAAAACTCACAGGTCCATAGGCACACAGTCGTGTCGGGAAAAGAGGCAAAGGCTTAGCGAATAGACCGCCTGAAAAGCAAATTTATATCAGTTGCGTATGCGGCGCCGGAGAGTGACAAACGCCAAGGCAGCAATTCCGAAAATGATGGCGTAGGTAGTGGGTTCGGGAACTTGCGTCACATTAATGGATGTCACGTTGAGTGTTCGGCCAAAGCCAATGTTTACGAGGCTAAGATTCGTTTCCCCGGAAAGAGTGACCGAGAATTGATTGAATTGGTTGTCTGTGGAGTCCCCGAGAGCGTAGGTGTAAGTCGGGGTGGCGCTGCCGAAGAAAACGCTGATCGATCTGCTTTCACTACCCGATGCGAAGGTTTCGACTGTGACGTTGTATTTGCCGGGTGCGAAAGGTTCAGCATAGGTCAGTGCGGAGACTGTACCAACAGCCACAAAGCCATCTCCAGTGAAAGGTGCTCTGAAATAATCGACAAACCCGCCTGTGGCTCCAAATGGACCAATGTTCCAATTGCCTTCGAAAAAGCTTGTCGGATCTCCTGCGAGGATTCGTCCGCCATTCGTTCCATCACCGTAGCTGTTAAAATCTTCGACCAGGTTGATTACACTGGCCGAGAGAGGTGCTGTGGATACGCAACATAAAAGAGCAAGAATGAGGGAGCGCATATTACTGTTGGTGCTGCGGCAGGATTACCAATGGGAATTTGCTTTTAGACAGCGACAGTCGCCGGGAGAGAGGATTGACGGGAGAGAGGGCGCGGCAACAAAACTGCAACGTTGGAGGTCCGAGACTACTTCACTCAAGTTCCTGATCACCGTATGAATGTTGTCCAATTAATTTGTCGGAGTCGTCAACAACAATTTTGCCAATTTCATCCTCAGTCATCCTTTGAATCTTTTCAGAGCGTAGAGAGTAGGCACGCGAACCAGCGGACTCGAGCACAAGGCTGGGCGTGAGTCTCGGGTTGATTACTCGTCTTGTTCGCACTGCTCGGTCAAGAAGTCTCAAAGATCCCTCCATTCTCTTCCACTGATTCCCGAGCAATCTTCTCTACCGTTTCTCTAATTCTATCCATTTCTTCATTCTGCTTGGGGTTCCTTTTGAATCGAAAATGGTAAGGAGGCCCTTTTGGGTTGATGTCGCCAGTGACCCACGAATCTTGCAACGCATTCAAATTTCTTCCGTGCCATGCAGGAGATTGGCACTGAGGTAGAGCGGTATCGAAGAACTCTCCAATAGACGAAATCTGATTCCAGTCGATTTCGACTAGCGTCACCTCTTCAGATCTCATTTTTCAAAGTCGAGCAGCGAGGACCGGCGCGCCTTTAGGCGTTGTCCAGCTCCACGTTGTTTTGCTTTTGTGATTTGTTTTCAGCTAAGAAGGCCTCCGTGCGATGATCATTATCGCCGCGTGAAGAACGACAATGAGGATTGCCGAAGTCGCATGGACTACGGGTGTCGCTGGAATCGAAGCAAAAATCCAGACTGCAAGAGGTAGGAACAGTATCGAAGATGTCCAAAGTCCTGGATTGTATTTCCGAAACGCTACTGCCCAAACCACATGGACGAACCCATTGATTGCTAACAAGTAAGCCGCCAAAACGCCCCAACTAGAGGACTCTTTTGTTAGGTAAAAAGTGGCTAATAGCAAAAACCAAACAAAGATCACATTGATGATCCAGACATCAGACGGGGACAAACCCTTCTTGTCTGTTCCCACTAGGCCATTAAGAAAGTCCACAAACCGGTTGTCCTCGTGCTCTTCATATTGGTGGATCATGTAAACCGGAAGAGACAAGAATAGAGGTAGAGCAATCGACATCTCGATAAATGGATAAAGCCCAATAAGAAGTAGTGCGAGTGGGGGAGTTGCATAAACCCAGTTCTGAAATAGACGAGCAATCATATTACAATTCCAGATAGTAGCAGGTGGGGCAAAGGAAGTAGTCTTTCAGTTTGGCCAGGCATCCTGTGATTTCTTTCTCTGCAGAACGTGGAGGCTAGGCGACCCGGCCAGCGAGGTCCAGCGTTCTATTGGTTGTCGATTTCACGGGCGCGTTCATCGGGTTGCCTACGCCGACTGGTTCGAGCCGGAGTGGGTATGGCTCACGCCAAGACGCAAAGACCCGGAGTTGAGAGGCAGATCCAAAATGCAATTCTCTCACGGAGGCACGGAGCACACAGAGCTTGTTTCTCTCTGTGCCTTGGTGCCTCTGTGAGAAACTCTGTTCCATTCTGCTGTTATTCTTTTCAAGCAGTTGTATTCACTTCAATCACACGCAATCAGTACCTTGCTCAATTTCCTTTTTCTTTTCTCGAACGTCGAGGACAGGCAACCCGCCGGTGAGGCACCTAGTCCAGTTGATTTTTAGGATTTTCGGGCGTGTTCACTGGACTG from Verrucomicrobiota bacterium includes:
- a CDS encoding HXXEE domain-containing protein, with protein sequence MIARLFQNWVYATPPLALLLIGLYPFIEMSIALPLFLSLPVYMIHQYEEHEDNRFVDFLNGLVGTDKKGLSPSDVWIINVIFVWFLLLATFYLTKESSSWGVLAAYLLAINGFVHVVWAVAFRKYNPGLWTSSILFLPLAVWIFASIPATPVVHATSAILIVVLHAAIMIIARRPS
- a CDS encoding barstar family protein produces the protein MRSEEVTLVEIDWNQISSIGEFFDTALPQCQSPAWHGRNLNALQDSWVTGDINPKGPPYHFRFKRNPKQNEEMDRIRETVEKIARESVEENGGIFETS
- a CDS encoding PEP-CTERM sorting domain-containing protein, yielding MRSLILALLCCVSTAPLSASVINLVEDFNSYGDGTNGGRILAGDPTSFFEGNWNIGPFGATGGFVDYFRAPFTGDGFVAVGTVSALTYAEPFAPGKYNVTVETFASGSESRSISVFFGSATPTYTYALGDSTDNQFNQFSVTLSGETNLSLVNIGFGRTLNVTSINVTQVPEPTTYAIIFGIAALAFVTLRRRIRN